One Caenibius sp. WL genomic window, CTATGCGCTTGGCGTGGCTTGGCGGTTGCCGGACACACGGACCGGGCAGGCAGCGACGCTTACAACGATGCGCTTTCGCTTCGCAGGGCACAGGCGATTGCCGACCTGATGCAGGCCAAGGGCATTAATTCCAGCATGGTCACGGTCAGCGCACATGGCGAGGCCGAACCCAGAGTCCCGACCCCCGACGGCGAACGCAATCCGCAGAACCGTCGCGTGGAAATCGCAGTGATCTGAGAGGAACGGGGGCAATTATGGACAAGAGTAAACTCGTAAGCCTCGCCGCGGCAGCATTGTTGTGCGGCGTTTCCGCCCCGGCGCTGGGGCAGGCTGTTTCGATGCGCGACGCGATTGCCGTCGCGATGGACTCCAACCCGGATATCATCCAGGCACAGATGAACACCGAAGCTATTCAGGCAGAGCGCAAACAGGCCCAGGGCCTGTTTGCCCCGCGCGTGACACTGGATGCTTCGGCCGGTGCGCGGCGTCTGGAAAACACCACCCGGCGGAGGCTGGGGATCGCGGACGACTGGCTCTATCCGCTGGAAGCCAGCCTGAATGCGGAATGGGTGGCGGTCGATTTCGGGCGTCGGCGCGGCGAACTGCTGCGCCAGGCGGCACGGGTCGACGGTGCCTCGTTGCGGGTGCTGGAACGTTCGCAGTTCGTTGCCCTGCAGATTGCGCGGCAATATCTCGACATTCTCTTGCAGCAGCGCATCCTGGCGGCTTCGCAGGACAACAGCGCCTTCCATCGCTCGCTGGTGGGGGATTTGTCCGAAGGCGTGCGCCAGGGCTCGATCAGCATCGCCGATCAGCAACAGGCCGAAGAACGCCTGCAGGCGGCGCTCGTGCGGGAGCAGGAAGCGGCTGAAGCGCTGCGGAACGCCAAGATTTCCCTACGGGCGCTGACCGGCCTCGATATTGAGCAGGTTGCTCTTCCGGATGCTCTGACGTCGGCTTTGCCGGCCAACGAGGCGGAAGCCGTCAACCTGGTGCGGACGCAGAATCCGAAAGTGCTTGAGGCGGTGGCGGATGTCGATGCCACCAATGCTCTAGTCAAAGCAGCCAAGGGCGACCTCTATCCTGAAATCGGGGTCAACGTGCAGGGCCGCGTCGGGGAAGATATCGACGGCTTCAAAGGCAATGCCAACGATGTTCAGGCCCGCGTCTTCCTGCGGTGGGATATCTTCGATGGCGGGATCAACCGGGCCAAGGTGCAGGAAATGGTGCGTCGGGCCAGCGAAGCCCGCTATCGCCTGCATCAGGTCGAGCGCGATGCCGAACAGGATGTGCGCACTGCCTGGAACGCCATGGAAAGCCAGACGGCAATCGTCCGGGCTCTGGAAAAGCAGGGGCACGTAACGGATGACCTGCTGCTGTCCTATCGCAGCCAGTTCAATGTGGGGCGGCGTTCGCTGCTCGACGTGCTGGATGCGCAGAACACCCGCTACAACGTGCAGGTTCGTCTGGAAACGTCGCGGTTCTCCCAGATGTTCGCGCAGTATCAGACGTTGGCCACGACCAATCTCTTCATCGGTGCGCTGAATGTCTCGCCGGGTGCCGGTGCGGGAATGAAGGAGCGTGAACGGTTCCATTATGGGCCACCCGTTCCCGCGGAACTTTATCGCCGGGTCTATCCCAAATAACGTCTCGCCCAAGTATCCCCGGCCCGGCCTCGAAGAAAGCTGACAAATCGTGCGCGACGATGGTTCCATATATGGCGTAGCCCCCGCAGACCCGCTGGAGGCCTGTATTGCCGCGCTTGCCCGGCATTACGGGATGGCGTTCTCGCCGACGCTGCTGGCGACTGTGCCGAGAAATGGGGAAGGGCGCTTGCCCTTCCACCAGCTCGGACCGGCGCTCGAACTGGTCGGGCTGAACCATGAAACCGTGTCGGGCAAGAAGCTGTCGCGCCAGCCCGATGGATGGCCGGCGATCGTGACTCTGCGGGATGGCAAGTTCGCCATTGTTTACGAACTGAAGGACGAGGATCTGCTCGTCTGGCGGCCGGAAACGCAGGAGCAGATGTGGCTGCCTTTCGCATCGGTGGCCGAGGAATTCGCCGGCGGGCTGGTAACGGTCTTCGGCGATCCCAACAGCATTGGCGAACGGGTTCTGCCGTGGCACGCGAAAGGGCGTCATCACTGGTTCTGGAGCGAACTGCGCAAGGAACGGGCGGCATTCCGTCCGGTCCTGCTGGCATCCTTGCTGATCAACCTTCTTGCCCTGTC contains:
- a CDS encoding TolC family protein, whose translation is MDKSKLVSLAAAALLCGVSAPALGQAVSMRDAIAVAMDSNPDIIQAQMNTEAIQAERKQAQGLFAPRVTLDASAGARRLENTTRRRLGIADDWLYPLEASLNAEWVAVDFGRRRGELLRQAARVDGASLRVLERSQFVALQIARQYLDILLQQRILAASQDNSAFHRSLVGDLSEGVRQGSISIADQQQAEERLQAALVREQEAAEALRNAKISLRALTGLDIEQVALPDALTSALPANEAEAVNLVRTQNPKVLEAVADVDATNALVKAAKGDLYPEIGVNVQGRVGEDIDGFKGNANDVQARVFLRWDIFDGGINRAKVQEMVRRASEARYRLHQVERDAEQDVRTAWNAMESQTAIVRALEKQGHVTDDLLLSYRSQFNVGRRSLLDVLDAQNTRYNVQVRLETSRFSQMFAQYQTLATTNLFIGALNVSPGAGAGMKERERFHYGPPVPAELYRRVYPK